A single Hippocampus zosterae strain Florida chromosome 1, ASM2543408v3, whole genome shotgun sequence DNA region contains:
- the lbx2 gene encoding transcription factor LBX2, translating into MTSSSKDMKAGSVLQSAGEDRRRPPLDQLPPPANSNKPLTPFSIEDILSKPSVKKSAASVVASSMCPSRPRVLEKVAADHAARNGITTPSSPLCALEELASKTFKGLEVNVIQAAEGREHLNTFGQRQASKKRRKSRTAFTNHQIYELEKRFLYQKYLSPADRDQIAGQLGLSNAQVITWFQNRRAKLKRDLEEMKADVESLKKITPQTLHKLVAMDNADEAPGEGRGGAGGEAVEGSSPGGSPARGTIPSHRIFPQSPSSSRGQTTDEFSEDDEEIEVDD; encoded by the exons ATGACCTCCTCCAGTAAAGACATGAAGGCGGGCTCCGTGTTGCAGTCCGCCGGCGAGGACAGGAGGCGGCCCCCCTTGGACCAGCTGCCGCCGCCGGCCAACTCCAACAAGCCCTTGACGCCATTCAGCATCGAGGACATTCTCAGCAAGCCCTCGGTCAAAAAATCCGCCGCTTCCGTCGTAGCGTCGAGCATGTGTCCGAGTCGGCCGAGGGTTCTGGAGAAGGTGGCCGCCGACCACGCCGCCCGTAACGGCATCACCACGCCGTCGTCGCCGCTCTGCGCCCTGGAGGAGTTGGCCAGCAAGACGTTCAAGGGCCTGGAGGTCAACGTCATCCAAGCGGCAGAAG GTCGGGAGCACCTGAACACGTTCGGCCAGCGACAGGCGTCCAAAAAGAGGCGAAAGTCCCGCACGGCCTTCACCAACCATCAAATCTACGAGCTGGAGAAGCGCTTCCTGTACCAGAAGTACTTGTCCCCGGCCGACCGGGACCAGATCGCCGGCCAGCTGGGCTTGTCTAACGCGCAGGTCATCACCTGGTTCCAGAACCGGCGCGCCAAGCTCAAGCGCGACTTGGAGGAGATGAAGGCCGACGTGGAGTCGCTGAAGAAGATCACGCCGCAGACACTGCACAAGCTCGTCGCCATGGACAATGCCGACGAGGCTCCGGGAGAGGGCCGAGGGGGCGCGGGAGGGGAAGCCGTCGAAGGCAGCTCTCCGGGCGGATCCCCGGCCAGGGGGACCATCCCCTCGCACCGGATCTTCCCCCAGTCGCCTTCCTCGTCGCGGGGCCAGACCACCGACGAGTTCTCGGAGGACGACGAGGAGATCGAAGTGGACGATtga